The DNA sequence CATTAATATAAAAGAAGAACATTTATATAAAATCAAAAATAATGGTCAAAGACTGAAGATGGCAGGTCTTTTGGAGCAtcgcttcttttttttggttacGTTACATCCtatttaaaacctttttttgtgtgtgcgtgtgactTGGGCTCTCAAACCAGCAGCCGAACTCTCAAATAGACAtattcttcttctcttcaaACCAATTCTATTGTCCGGAGGagaatgcagaaaaaaaaaacatccataagaaaacaaaagagaaagagagaaacacaggaaatcaaacaaaaaaaaacacaattctttttctttttttgtggccCAGCCGCCATAGGCTACGTCTCTCCTGAGAAACACATTCAAAACAAAACGTTAGTACAAAATTTGTGAAGATGTCTGCATCTGATCTCCTACTTGGCCCAAGCCAGATTAGGTCAGTGCCCAGATATGTCTGGCCGGGCACAAATGAGCGCGGATCACTGATTTTATCTGAGCTTGTGCAGCACAATCTCCTCACACTGCGAATGggccttttttttccaactgaacTGTGAAGGAATGCACCAAACCCTCACACTGTCATTGTGCTGCAACAGAGGGGGATCAAGTAAAGATGGTTGTAAATCAAAGGACGGCTTGTGTTTATGCAAACACAGGGAGACTCTAAGGCTTCACCGAGGCCCCAATACCAATAAATGTAGACTGTCTCCATCACCTGAAAATATACCCTGAAAAGAGGCATGCACAGTTCAGACCACAAGGACACTAGAAATTAAACAAGAATTATGATAAACAAAATATGACAAAGCAAAAAAAGTAAATAGATTAATAGAAATCCATGAGTGTAAATCCTGAAATAGACATGTTGATAAATAAGATGACGCATTAGTTTTCTTCGCAGCAGGACTTCAACcttggaaaaaaatgtaaacattttttgaaaaaaaaaaaaaaccatgaccAGGACATGAGCGCATGCTTTTCAAACCATAAGCAAACCAACAGCTGCTAAAACCCAAACACTGGAAGTGCAGGATTGGTGCAAAGGAACAATGAATATACAAAGGATCAAGCAGTCAAAACAACAGGACGTGAACACAAATATATTAACAGACAgtacagtatacacacacacacatacaccacaaGGTCAttaccaccatcaccaccaccattacCACCACCAAATAAGGACACAATGGCCAGAATCCACGTCCAAAACCAGAGGCAGGGAGGAAGAGCAGCCCAAGACAAAACACCACTTTTGCTTGCTTTTGTCGCCCCCCGTCCTCCAGCAGCAACTAATCccatagaaataaataaataaataaataaataaataaataaataaataaaatccctGGACACTTGAGGTGTTCCCTTCTTAAATTCAGAGCCCAgctcctggcctggcctggccTGACCTGAGAACCTGCACTGACCACGCCCTCCAGGCTCGCAGAGGAACTAAATGTTGTGATGGGGCTGATCGATGGTGGACGGACAGACACGTGGGCGGAGGCCGCGGAGCCGTGTGTGAGAGATGAACGAGTGGaagatgcttttttttgtcGTGGTCGGAAATGGGGATGTAGGCAGAGAagacaggagagaaaaaaagagagcagagacaggagcgaggcggaggaggaggaggaggacgagaaggagaagaagaaagagagggaagaaTAAACAGGGGAAAGATGTTGCTTCTTCGTCTTCTTACCGTGTCTTTGGAGGACCTACGTCTCTTGATGCTGGAGGCCAGGGTGGTACTGATGGACCTAAAAGAGGCTTTCTTTTTGGGGTCGGGCTCTGCTCTACCACTTTTCCTAtcctaaaataaatatatgtagAAGGATTATTTATGATCTCTGGCTGGGGTGATAACTGTGCTTTCAGTTTCACCCATTTTCTCTACCACCACcaaaaccaccaccaccaccaccaccttatCTTTAATCATCTAAACACTGCTGGGGTCCTTGTGAAAAAGACTACAGCATTTGGAAATGTAAAATGcaaaaagagggagaaagaaaaggataAAGCCTGTTAGATATGAGAGTGGAAATAGTTTTGTTCAGTCTGATATGAGGGTATTCGGGCTACATTTTCTGCAACCTTATGACACTTGGACGGCACAGCAGTCCTCTAGAAACATTGACTCGGGCCCCTAGAAATGCACTGGAATGAGTGATGACTAGTAAAGATGTCAGCGGGTGTGATACTGCTTAACCCATCTAAAAGATTCTGCCTTccagctgaaaacacacaagcaatctcagaattaaaaaaaaaagtaggaaaGTATCTACTCGCATATTTCAAATGTCAGAAAAACCAACTAAAAGCAAGAGAAAAAGGAAGCAGTTTTAACCGTATCCTTACAAGATGGTGAGCCAATTTCCCTCCCTCATACCATCAGAGTGCCCCACAGCTACTCTCAGCAcaataactgtgtgtttgtgtgcagtaaaaaaacaaaaaaaactcatattAAGGTATTCTTACATCCTGAGTCTCTAGAGAGGAAGAGGGCTGCATagggggagaaaagaaaaataaaataaatttccATCCACCTGATTACTGTTATTACTTTAAAGAAGATCCTTATAAGCAAAAGCCAAGGGAACCAAAAAAAGGGGGGgcggatatatatatatatttttttgtaaaaactaGCAAAGCAAACATCCACATCCAAAGCCAGGCAGGTATAAAAAGGTTAAGAAGCTATATCGGATGCCACTAAAATGCATATCAAAGAGGGAACACAACAGTAATTAAAGCCCATTTATAATCATTATACCTCAAAGCGGTATAATGGAAATTCACCCCACACACAAGGGAATGGGATGGAGTGAGATGGCAATGATCGCCTACTGTAGCAGCAAAATAATATCTCACTGTATTaaagagcaaaaaaacaaaataaaagtgtgcagtagttatataataatatgaacaaaaGGAGGCTAATTCTAAAAGAAGAAAGCGCTCTAAGATGGATGTTGGGAGTAAAGTATAAATGGAGGATGGCTGAGTAGGAGCAGCGAGGGAGGCCCTCTGGGCGGGCGGGGCAGTGTGGTGTGAATTTCAACATGCCAAAAATGGATGGAGGAAAGGAGTAAAAAAGAGGGAGAACATAGAAtaagtaaaacacaaaacaaatagcATGACAATTCAATCTTGGCCAGCACTGGCCCCCGCAGTACATCCTTTTTCATCAGGTCACATGACTAGGCTCTTTCGAGGGCACGTTCGTACCACCAACCAgcaactttttttctctccacccCAGTGCTGACGTGATACCAGGTTGTCGAGAGCCGGCAGAGGAGTGATTGGTGTGATACGGTTTTAGTGCAAATGGCaaataaaaatagtttttttcctttttcctgttGGAAGATGACATCTCATGTTAGTAAATGGTGAAAGTCAGCCTGTGTATTgttcagaaacaaaaaaataaaaaaaatcaatgcccAAGTGACATCAGCTCCCTTCTTTAAAtcttttcttccctcctcccAGTTCTTACAGACTGCAGGAGTGCAGCCCAGGCCGCTATGAGCCCTGATGAGGCGCTGCGTGTGCACAGTCCCGGCCATGCAGGGCATGCTGCACCATCGGATGAAGCGTGGGCATGGGACTCACTGCATGGCACTGCAGCAGCCGCCCGTTTCACATCGGAAAGCGAGCTGCCGCAAGTCCAGCATCGTTATATATGCCGTTACTGTTATCACAGCTGCGGGGTTTCTGACACTTTGTTTTCATCCCAAACTGACACCAGTTTCAGTTCTGTTCAGAGAGTGCACTTCTGAGTAACATCTGTTGGGAATGATGTGAGGCCTCTCAGGGATGCAGGGGTAAAACTAGTAGCACTAGGCCCGAAACAACCCAAAAGTGAGGTAAATGTTTACGATATAAATTCATATAAAAGCAAGTTACAAAACAGTCCTTTACATAAATCCCTAAAACAGACGTTTAGAAGTTTAAGTTGTAAACTTGTCTGCACACATCCATAGATTGTATATAACAAAGCACATCGGTTACATCACCCATTTATTTCTGAAGAGCCATGAGCCTCTCTCTAAAAGGGCAGAGTAATATAAAAATTCACCCCTTCTATAGTTGTTAGATAGACATTTTAACACGGTGGTCGACTCACTTATAGAGCCAGCTTCTagaggccacagggggaactgcagtttatgatGCTTAGGcgtgtgttttatttcttagCGCCGAAAGTTGCCTCTTGTACAGTCTTCAAATTCTTATTTTAGGTGAGCATGGAACAGTttttgtgtgcaaaaaaaaatcgaAGAAAAGTATATTTTTAGCATGGACTGGGTCTAATTAGTTCATACAGTGCTAAAATTGTCAGCTTGGTCAAATGTAAATCATAAATATAAATCATAAAGATTAAATCACTTTGAGCTACACAAGAATGGGCAGTTTTACCACATCTGCATCTCTGAGGCTACAGCCTTATAAAgctatctttatttttttcacaaaaGTTTACGAACTTTGAGGACAATGGAGAATAGATATAATGTCATCCTGACTACTCGAACAGATTTATTCAGGCGTGCACGGCCTCTGAAGTTAACGTCTCCGAAGGTATGTGGGTGCACAGCGCTTTGCGTAACCCGGGGCAGTATAAGCACATAATTACATACAGCACATGTACAAGCGGTCAAAAAATGATGGTCCAGGTTTCAGTGCTTGCTGCTCTGAGTAAGGAGGAGGCCACATGAACTGTGAGCGCAGATTTTCCTTCGTGATGACTTCTGCATCAGACATGTCATCTCAAATTTGTGAAAATTAGATGATGGTGAGTAATCAAATCAGTGCACCCAAACAGTATGAATAAGATCCTGAATAATATTCACCCAGAGCAGATTGGATTAACTTAACTTCATGGGCTCCGTAGCATGAAGGGCCATTAGTGCAGATGTAGTCAGAAGATTGTGTTTTTTAGCTCCGGGGCCAACAGTGACAGTCAGTGAGCAAGATGAGCATGCATGAGCCGTCTTTGTTCAGCAGTGCAGAAAGGTCAACATGATCATTACTGACATGGATCTAAATAGCACTGGTCTATGGGCAGTTTCGTGTGGCCCTCTCCTTCCTCAGTGAAGCCCCCCCCCCGTCTGCATGCATTCGCCTGCTGTATGCGCCTAGAGAACGTACATCCATATGAGGACACTCACAACAGTTACACACAGGAGTCAGTTCGATGGCAGACACTATTGGAAGGACATTGATTTGCTGACAGgcacttgtgattttttttttcaatactgTACCTTCCACCGGCCCTGCTGTTTTCATTTGAGCAGGGCCAAACCTTTGGTTCAAGGtttacagagacacagcagaaagACGGCTAAGGCCACATCGCATGGCCAATGAAACGGGGATACCCTGTACCTCCAAGCTATCCAATCAGGGTGTATAAGGTGTGTGGGGACAGAGGAGGGGGTGCATTGGAGTACAGGGGCAAATCATGTTCTTCATCGGATAAGCAAAGGAATTATTATCTAGTGGTATCTTGTCATGAAGTTTTATGCATCCCAGAACTGTCTTCATGCTAAGATACCACAAGAGAAAGCAGAAACATTTTCGTTTGGGTGAACTGAACCTACGTATGAAGCCTCTGGCATGCAGGTGTTACACTCTTATTATCTATATAATAGGCAAGAAGACATGGCTGACGATGCTGGGAGggtcactgctgtgtgtttgtgccaggGCATTGATTTTGCTCTTTATGCTCTATTTGTATTTTTAGCTCCTGGCTGCCACAGTAATGGAAATCAATAGTGGCACAATGAAAGTGGTACAGTAATCATTGTTGTGAACGTTTTTATAATGTGTCTGGCAGGgagctttgtttcttttttcgtCGGTGCATCATATGACCTCATGAAGCGCCACAGCTTAGAGCTACTATTACTTCATGCCATGGAGTTTTAATTTAGATATCCATCATGTTATAGGGTCGCGCGGTTAAATATCTTATCGTTATCTATTAGCAGCGAGAGGTGACATGGGGAGGGGGTGCAAATGGCTCTGCTACATACTAACGAGGGAGTCCCAACCACTGCTTGACTTCCAGAGGCCTCCTTACTgtcctgcaggcacacacaagAGACACGGGCGCAGTTGGCCTCTGGGAACTGTTATTGTGTGGCCGCTCTCAGAATGCCTTACATTACATGAAGGCATCAGAGATCAGAGTTTTGCGTACAGTGATCTAGAAGTCTGACCACTActgaaacaaataaaatgtgaggCAGAAATGGAGGCTTTCCATTCTTGAGCCCTTCCACCCCAGATGTGAACGGGCACAGGATATCATTCCTACCTGCAAGTTCTTCCTCCAAACATTGACGGCCGCAAAGGCCAGCTGCATCTGCTTCCTGCGGGCGTCTTTATGGCGCTTATAGGCGATTTCGATAAAGATGAGGAAGATCCCTGCTGCGATGCCTCCAGCAACCAGCATGAAGACACCTGTCAAAGggtgagtgggtgggtgggtggggggagggggaagacagagcagagacagagaggcgtGAGATGCCGGCCTACGTGCACCGCCGCTCCCACCGAGCATGAATGCAACGTCTGCCTGTCATGCTTGGTGGTCGCACCTAATTCTTCATCTTAAGAGAAGACCACAACCGCACAAAATCACAGCACTGTACGGCACATTTCCACAGAGCACCCACGCTGACACTAATACACCgatggtttattgtttgtttgttttttttatttaaaggtaTTGGACAAAAAAGGGCTACAGTACCTTACCACTGCAGTTTTTGTCCAATCACTTTTAACGCTTTTTTCTACGCCATAATGACCATACCTGCCATGTTTTCAAAGGTGAGTGTGGCTGGGGCATTGCTCCTCGAGTCACACTCCTGGTATCTCACCCAGGTTTTATCTAGGTCTTCCATGAAGCCGTTCTCATGAGAACTGCAGGGGGTTGGGGGGGTAGTGGGGAGAGAGGTGACAAAGTTAATAAATGCTCTGGAAATTATGGAATAATCGAGCCGTTTACTCCCAGATAGCAACAAATAATGAGACAGGCAGACAAGTGTAGATACAGACAGACGTAAACTagacaagagacaaacagacagacagggcagGAAAGGGTAGATACAAAGAGTTATGTGACATAAGGCAATGTGTCGGATGGCTATAAACGGTCAATATGTGACCACGAAATCATactgataagaaaaaaaaaaagaagtcataCGAGTAATGCAGCTTCGGCTGGGACAGACCTGAGAATGGCCAGGGACACATTCTGTTTCCAGGGGCTGTCCTTGCGCATGCCTATGCCAAAGCCCGAACGGAAAAACAGCTCTCCCGTGGTCACCAGGTCGCACTTCTGCGAGGCTTCAAACTCCAGCACCGCAGAGTCCCAGATGAAAGCATGCAGCTTGCTGTGGGGGGGcagggggaagggggggggggtaggaggagcaggaggaggaggaggaggaaggagtaggaaggaggagggaggagggaggaggagggggttacGGTGCAACAGTACAATGATTTACATACACATTTACGGCTCCCACCCCGCTCTCTCGCTCTCGCACACCAAATTGTCATTCAGCGTTTACCAGCAAACTGCTTATGGCCCAACTGAAATCCAATGCCAGATGGGTGAGGGCGCGTCCCTCATTGGATTCCCCCAATCTCAAAGATGTTCCTCTGGGTACAACCTGAAAAAGGGTGCTCCTGGACTCATTGTTAGCTCAACCTCACACTggtgtcagagctgcagacacgCCTGTCGCTGTCCCTAATACGGCTGTCTGCGCTGGGCGATGGGCCTGAATCAGAGGAAACGTGCCAGTAAGTCCTGCCACTTCCCATCTGGTCCAGAGGTCCATGTCCCTTCCCCCCTGCGATAACTAGACTGTCCCTGGTCTGTGTGCCTGATAGGGCCGACGCGCTCTCGTCGGCCCGGCCTGTGCGAGACTCACTTGTCGCGCACGGCTTGGATGGCCTCGGCGGCACTCTCATAGTTGTGCTTCTCCATGTGGCGGTACATGGTGCTAAGCTCCACCTGCCGCCGGAAGTAGATGTCCACGGAGCTCTGCTTCACCGTGGCGTAGATGAACTTGTCGGATGGGTTtctcagctgcacagagacacaaaaaactCATGAATACATCATGTTATGTGTACGTTTATGACACATTAACAGCACTAGCATCACCCACCCTTGGGTCATTGATGCCGGTGATGCGCTCCTCAGGCCGGTCCAACACCAGGAAGGCAGCCAGGTTGGCAGTATAAGAGGCTACAATGATCATAGCAAATCCAGCCCACACCATGCCTAGGATTCTCGCTGAGAAGCTTCGCGGGGCACCTGTGTGGTGAGTTCAAGTCTAAGTTTTTGTATCAGTTATTTCCTATTTCAAATTGGATCAGCTGGATGATATCATTTTGGGCGTTCGTTTCTAGCAACCAAAAGGTAATACTTGAAGACGAGTGAAATAAAAAAGACCCACATGTAAACTGTTAAAAGACGAAGTGTGATTTGAAAGCAGTTAATTTGTcatctttaaagaaaaacacgACAAGTGAGACGACACCCGGTGCCACCAAAACGCTTCATGTTGGTTCTTTCACAGCTTGTAAAGACTCACAGCATCACGTGGTGTTCTGTGGATGACAGAACATTAACAGAGGGATGATTGTGTCTCACCTTCTCCTATTCCAGAGTTCAGTAACACTCCCCAGGAGAACCACATGGCAGATGATAAGGTGAGggcatcttcttcttcttcttcactatTCACTTTAAATCTTCCAAACGGGCTACAGGGGAAGAAATCGGGGGAGGGTAGCAGAAGACAGAATGAGAAATCACTGAGAACATACAGTGAGGGAATACCCTGGCGACCCAGGGCTGAGAGGGGAGAGGGGTGGAACTGAACATGAGTGAGCGAAGCGATATAAAGTCCTCAGAAAGGAAACTGGATAAAGACTGCGGCACGGGGACAGAGCGGTGGAATGGTTGGAGCCAATCTTCACCTCTGTCTGCTTTAGTGGTCCACACAAGGGAAGATCTGCAGTGCTCAGGAatacgtgtacacacacacacactgactcagtcatgaatagacacacacacacatatggacacacacatacacacataggtCCCCCTTGTACCTGAACCGGTCTAGTAGGTAAAGCATCACCGCCACCACATGCACCGAAAGACCCACCAGCAGCCACAGCGTACTTTGGAAAGGCTGCATGAACGAGTCCAGTGTACTGCGAGGGAtttcctgaaaacacacacaccgcaggTGGTTATCGATTGATGATGAATACACTTGATTGCCTTAGGTTAAGTTCCCAGGAGGTTGTTTCAACTGAAAAGTTTCCACAAGTTAGATACCAACTTAAAACTTCGGAAAATCGAACCTAAGCAATCCAAGATGGCCGCCCAAATGCCTTTTATTCTGTCTATTCGTCTCACTCATAAGGCGACTCGCAACAGTGGGTGATGGGAAAAAATGACAGTATTgtggtcaccatggtaacctatTTTGTGTGGAAGAATATGCTCCATTTCAGCCAAATAGAACATTCATGCCCACAGTATGAATGCACAAGCATGGCTGCTCCTTACCTTTTTAACAAGGATGGTGAGGCCTTGATATTTAAAAGGTTTGGAGAACTCGATGTACTGGGCTCGTTCATTGTTTATCGTCAGCGGGGCAACAATCATGTCAGCCAATCCACCCAGGAGCTCTCCCATCATGCCATTCCACTCTTTCTTGTTACTGTTGTTCACCTGCAGTCGCAGAAGGAAAGCGTTAACATCAGAATCGCTCCTGCTGGCGTCTAGACCGCAGAATGTTCCCAGGCTTTATCAGGATTTGGGTTAAGCCAACTGGGGATATAAATGCTAGGCATGCTCCACATCTCTGAAATTGTGACTGTCTTTTATGGTCAGAATAGAGCTTGTAGTTGTGCGTGCTTGTTGTAGGATTGTGCAGAGTTAAAGTGTGCTCATGCTTTACAGAACAAGGTTTTGAGGGTTAGGGTTGAATGTCCTGTTCCATCCATGCAGGTCTCCAGTTAATGGTGTCCTGTTTCTCCTCCATTTTGCCAGTGTATGTTAGTTCTTTATCTAGGCTACTTTAACACAGCACatgtcaaaaaaaaattaaattacaatttAACAGAAAAATAGTACATTTTATGGTTAAACAATGCAACATTTCAATCAGAATCAATACATACCCCCATGGCAGAATATTCACATGGCTCATATTTGAGTCAATTAATGTTTTTGGATTAAAATGTAGCATTACCTACAAGGTTTCAAGATcattgtataaaaaaaagatgatctACTTAGTGACTTAGTGATAGCTGAATGCTGTTTGAACACCTAGACATAATGAGCAATTCATACTCTGATTTATTATCAGTTTATTAGGAGTAGTTCATCAACACAACTGTGGGTTCTATACAGCTATAAATGTGTCCCACATTAGTACAAGGTGAGGTTATATATAGCTGATCTTGATAGGACATGTGTCCTATTTCATTTGCAGAAAGACAAGGGGTACGTGGGGAAAATGGAAATTACAAGAAATCTTCAAGTGAGTGTTTTTATGCAATTTTAGGGCAGATAAAGTGGCAATGCAGtggtaaatatatattttatattcagcCATGGGGGTCAGGACTATGTTCATCTCTGAGATTAATActgttaaaagaaaataaaacatgcattATATGAGATGTTGCTGTGcctcatgcaaaaaaaaaacaaaacaaaaacactgaaactaacCCGCTCCTGCGTTCCAAATTTCCCATCAGCCACCAGGTGTACTTCATAGGTGAAGTTCATGGTCATAGCCAGCTTGATCAGAAGATCAATACAGAATCCGTAACAACATTGGGGTACTATTGGGCGTCCTGTAACAAAACCAGAAACAACTAAAGTTACAAACAatcctgagaaaaaaaacatgttagatgttgtttttaaatccagAGGCGGCGCTGGTAGACTGGACAGAATGCATGACACAGCGGTGCACTgcaggtgatcacacacacacaaacacacacacacaagcacacacacacacacacacacacagccacgcTTCACATTTCACTAGGCATCATGACACTCATTCTGAATGGCTGCATGCATACATATATAGATACCTACTGCATATATATGTATGCATCTCCAGTGGGTGTTTGGCGCGTGCAGTAAAGCACAGATATAGTATAAACGTCCCTGATGTGTTACCTGGGATGGTCTCATTGGGGCCAGTGCAGATAACCTTTTTAATTAAGACTCCATTTAATGTCATTTCCTCCTTGCATGTTCCATCCGGCATAGTGGGTTTCACATAGACAAATGGCTCCTGGTGTATCGTCACTATCTACAACAGACGGGACAGAAAGCTGTTTATCACGAACTCAGAGACGGATCTGTTTGGACCCGAGGGACCTCGGAGTGTTACAAGATGAGACAGAAAAGACTTCCAGCGATGCCCATGTACGGACTGACACGAGGATACACAGAATGTAAAAATAACTGACAAGGATACAGATGAGAGGTCCTCTGAAGGCCTGTGACAGATATGAGAGAGATAAAAGTCATAGCAAATACATCAGTGCTCCCTTTATGAGCGTGGATAAACTTCACTCCCCTGTGAGCAAGAAATGTTAGTGCGCTGTCTCAGAGGAGTACATCCGCTTAGATCTGGACCCTATCTGTGTGGGCATGTATGTCATAATGCGGCAGTAAATCCAAGACGCCCTACCTTTAAACGAGTGGACATCTGGAAGCCCTGTGGTTTCTCAGTCTCTCCTCCGGGCCAGATGATCTTCCGCTGATTGTTCATTACCACCTGCCGAGggacagcacacacatacatacaggtgAGTGCTGACAGAAGGCATGCTGCTGATGAGGCTCCAACACTGTGGGTGAGCATCATTAATGAGTCAGCCTTATATAACCACAGCTCAGCGGTTCCTTTATTTATTGCATCCACCTCTGACTCGTGTGTTGTACCTGAGGGTTGTAGGGACTTATTATTGTTACACTTATCATCGGGGATGTGCTGATCCTGTCAGTCCTGACTGCCTCCCCTGGCCCATTTTTAAAATAAGCACAATTAGCCAGAATGTGGAATCGAAATTTACAAAATGATTGGGACACGGTAGCAACTAATGAGGTACGTCTGGAGCTTTTGGTTGCACCTGGCAGTGGAGAACTTGCAGTGATGACACTGcagtaaacagtaaaaaagGGATTTTATACTCAGAtcaaatgaacacacagaatATGCATGACTACTTTTAATGATTTTGGAGTTAATAAAACCTTGAAATTAGTGGAATAACAAGCCAGAGCTAAAGATAATACCTTTTTAGAACCCAGTAGTTTCATTATTAGATACAAGCAGCTCTAGTTAGCCATCTAGAGTGGAACAGTGGGCAAATCCACAACCACAGAGGAAAGAACATGCAGTGATCAGGGGAATATAGAGGCCATAATGCACTTCACCCAAGCATAATCACTGGAAATTTCAAGAAATTTCATatgtaatatttatatatagggAAGAGACTTTGTAGCCACTTCACTTCTGTGCATCCTGATGTTTTAAATGGCATCCTGCGTGTATTTTCGTGCCTGGACCCAGGGATGCGGAGTTGCCCTACATTATCCTATAGATAGAAAGCTAGGTCAGCATGACCCCTATGAATAAAAAATAGATGACTTTGTAGCCAGTGTGGCGTGTGGATGGGTGTGGATGGG is a window from the Parambassis ranga chromosome 12, fParRan2.1, whole genome shotgun sequence genome containing:
- the grin1a gene encoding glutamate receptor ionotropic, NMDA 1a isoform X3 encodes the protein MRLLLLAVLFSCSCARAGCEPKIVNIGAVLSQKRYEQVFKDAVTQANQVYGRDKFKLTAISVTHKPNAIQMALSVCEDLISSQVYAILVSHPPQSNDHLTPTPVSYTAGFYRIPVVGLTTRMSIYSDKSIHLSFLRTVPPYSHQAHVWFDLMREFNWNHIILIVSDDHEGRAAQKRLETLLEERETKNKKRNYENLDQLSYDNKRGPKAEKVLQFSQETNLTALLLEAKELEARVIILSASEEDAAAVYKAARFLNMTGSGYVWLVGEREMSGKALSEAPDGLIGLQLINGKNESAHINDAVAVVAQSIQELFEKENITEPPRGCVGNTNIWKTGPLFKRVLMSSKYPEGLTGRVEFNDDGDRKYAHYSILNYQKSRLIQVGIYNGTQVVMNNQRKIIWPGGETEKPQGFQMSTRLKIVTIHQEPFVYVKPTMPDGTCKEEMTLNGVLIKKVICTGPNETIPGNTSGRPIVPQCCYGFCIDLLIKLAMTMNFTYEVHLVADGKFGTQERVNNSNKKEWNGMMGELLGGLADMIVAPLTINNERAQYIEFSKPFKYQGLTILVKKEIPRSTLDSFMQPFQSTLWLLVGLSVHVVAVMLYLLDRFSPFGRFKVNSEEEEEDALTLSSAMWFSWGVLLNSGIGEGAPRSFSARILGMVWAGFAMIIVASYTANLAAFLVLDRPEERITGINDPRLRNPSDKFIYATVKQSSVDIYFRRQVELSTMYRHMEKHNYESAAEAIQAVRDNKLHAFIWDSAVLEFEASQKCDLVTTGELFFRSGFGIGMRKDSPWKQNVSLAILSSHENGFMEDLDKTWVRYQECDSRSNAPATLTFENMAGVFMLVAGGIAAGIFLIFIEIAYKRHKDARRKQMQLAFAAVNVWRKNLQQYPPTDITGQLNLSDPSVSTVV